One window of Desulfobacca acetoxidans DSM 11109 genomic DNA carries:
- the thiM gene encoding hydroxyethylthiazole kinase, translating into MTGSVPNLAGALQRLRETQPVVHHITNWVTIYDCAQVVKVLGGSPVMAHAREEAAEMTGLASSLVLNIGTLTRELVEAMLLAVRAANAQGIPVVLDACGAGSTAMRDEACLRLFDEVRIDIVKGNASEIARLSGAQVRTRGVDAAAVALDLRQTAQALARERQSVVVVTGAEDIVADSARLYLVRNGHPIMAHVVGGGCMAASVIGAFAAVEPDLTVAAAVALTCFGVAAEVAAQTALGPVSFKEKLLDALFYLDETTLQERMKLAE; encoded by the coding sequence ATGACGGGTTCCGTACCCAACCTCGCAGGTGCGCTTCAGCGCCTGCGTGAGACCCAGCCGGTGGTACACCATATCACCAATTGGGTGACTATCTACGACTGCGCCCAGGTAGTGAAGGTTCTCGGCGGCTCGCCGGTGATGGCCCATGCCCGAGAGGAGGCAGCGGAAATGACCGGCTTGGCGTCTTCCCTGGTGCTCAATATCGGCACCCTGACGCGGGAGTTGGTTGAGGCCATGCTTCTGGCGGTGCGAGCGGCCAATGCCCAAGGCATTCCGGTAGTTTTGGATGCCTGCGGCGCTGGGTCCACTGCCATGCGGGATGAAGCCTGTCTGCGACTGTTTGACGAGGTCCGTATTGATATTGTGAAAGGCAACGCTTCGGAGATCGCCCGCCTGAGCGGCGCCCAGGTGCGCACCAGGGGCGTGGATGCCGCCGCAGTGGCTCTCGACCTGCGCCAGACGGCGCAAGCCCTGGCTCGTGAACGGCAGTCGGTGGTGGTGGTCACCGGGGCGGAGGACATCGTGGCCGATTCCGCCAGGCTTTATCTCGTTCGAAATGGCCACCCCATCATGGCACACGTGGTAGGCGGCGGTTGTATGGCGGCCTCGGTGATCGGCGCCTTTGCGGCGGTGGAGCCTGACCTGACCGTCGCGGCGGCAGTCGCCCTGACCTGTTTTGGCGTGGCGGCGGAAGTCGCCGCTCAAACAGCGTTAGGACCGGTTAGCTTTAAAGAGAAACTGCTTGACGCCCTCTTTTATCTGGATGAAACGACTCTGCAGGAGAGGATGAAGCTGGCGGAATGA
- a CDS encoding glutamine--tRNA ligase/YqeY domain fusion protein has translation MENHHATPLPNFIRYIMEEDLRTGKFGGRVVTRFPPEPNGYLHIGHAKSICLNFGLAADFGGYCNFRFDDTNPSREEVEYVESIQADVHWLGFDWDDRLYYASDYFEQLYDWAVQLIKAGKAFVCALSPEEMREFRGTLTAPGKESPYRNRPVSENLDLFARMRAGEFPDGALTLRAKIDMAAPNINLRDPVMYRIKHDPHHRTGDSWCIYPMYDWAHGQCDSIEGITHSICTMEYEDHRALYDWYLEQLGIHHPQQLEFARLNLSHTVLSKRRLIQLVQEGLVNGWDDPRMPTLAGLRRRGYPPAAIRTFCERIGVGKRENLVDLALLEYCVREELNRWVPRVMAVLHPLKVVIENYPEGQVEELEAINNPEDPAAGTRKVPFSRELYIEREDFLEEPPKKFFRLSPGREVRLRYAFFLKCIGMVKDPATGEVVELRCTYDPETRGGDAPDGRRVKATLHWVSAAHALPVEVRLYDRLFSVPHPAAEEGDFKQFLNPNSLETIRPCWVEPTLANAAPGSHYQFERQGYFCVDPDATKGNLIFNRTVTLRDAWAKLQESEKKVKAP, from the coding sequence ATGGAGAATCATCATGCCACCCCGCTGCCCAATTTCATCCGCTATATCATGGAGGAGGATCTGCGCACCGGCAAGTTTGGCGGCCGGGTGGTCACCCGTTTCCCGCCCGAACCCAACGGTTATCTCCACATCGGTCATGCCAAGTCCATCTGTCTGAACTTCGGTTTGGCGGCGGATTTTGGCGGTTATTGCAACTTCCGCTTTGACGATACCAACCCGAGCCGAGAGGAAGTGGAGTATGTCGAATCCATCCAGGCGGACGTGCACTGGCTGGGGTTTGATTGGGATGACCGTCTCTACTACGCCTCTGATTATTTTGAACAGCTCTATGACTGGGCCGTGCAATTGATCAAGGCTGGCAAGGCCTTTGTTTGTGCCTTGAGTCCCGAGGAGATGCGGGAATTTCGCGGTACCCTGACGGCGCCGGGAAAGGAGAGCCCTTATCGCAACCGCCCGGTTTCGGAAAACCTGGACCTCTTCGCCCGGATGCGGGCCGGGGAATTCCCCGACGGCGCCCTCACCCTCAGGGCCAAGATTGATATGGCTGCTCCCAATATCAACCTGAGAGATCCGGTGATGTACCGCATTAAGCATGATCCGCATCACCGCACCGGCGATTCCTGGTGCATCTACCCTATGTATGATTGGGCTCACGGCCAATGCGATTCCATCGAAGGTATCACCCACTCCATCTGCACCATGGAATATGAGGACCATCGGGCACTCTATGACTGGTATCTGGAGCAGTTGGGGATTCATCACCCGCAACAGCTAGAATTCGCCCGCCTGAACTTAAGCCATACGGTGCTCAGCAAACGCCGGCTCATCCAGTTGGTGCAGGAAGGGCTGGTCAATGGGTGGGACGATCCGCGGATGCCGACCTTGGCCGGGCTGCGCCGCCGAGGCTACCCGCCCGCCGCCATCCGTACCTTTTGCGAACGCATCGGCGTGGGTAAACGGGAAAACCTGGTGGATCTGGCGCTCTTGGAGTATTGTGTCCGTGAAGAGCTCAACCGCTGGGTCCCCCGGGTCATGGCAGTGTTGCATCCCCTGAAGGTGGTGATCGAAAACTATCCGGAGGGTCAGGTGGAAGAGCTGGAGGCTATCAATAACCCGGAAGACCCGGCCGCCGGAACCCGGAAGGTTCCCTTCTCGCGTGAGTTGTACATTGAACGGGAGGATTTTCTGGAGGAACCGCCCAAGAAGTTTTTCCGGCTCTCCCCGGGGCGGGAGGTGCGACTGCGCTATGCCTTCTTCCTGAAATGTATTGGTATGGTAAAAGATCCGGCCACGGGCGAGGTAGTGGAACTGCGCTGCACCTATGATCCGGAAACCCGGGGTGGTGACGCCCCGGATGGGCGGCGGGTCAAGGCCACCCTGCACTGGGTATCGGCGGCCCACGCCCTGCCGGTAGAGGTGCGCCTCTATGACCGGTTGTTCAGCGTTCCCCATCCGGCTGCGGAGGAGGGAGACTTTAAACAGTTCCTCAACCCCAACTCCCTCGAGACCATCCGCCCTTGCTGGGTGGAGCCGACTCTGGCCAATGCCGCGCCAGGCAGCCACTACCAATTTGAGCGGCAAGGGTATTTCTGCGTTGACCCGGATGCCACCAAGGGCAATTTAATATTCAACCGCACGGTAACCCTAAGGGATGCCTGGGCCAAGCTCCAGGAATCAGAAAAGAAGGTAAAAGCACCATGA
- a CDS encoding HepT-like ribonuclease domain-containing protein, with translation MPLEARDPAFLFDMVQVGEKIIGYIKDENFASFIDNDLLKDAVERNLAILGETARKLSKAFKQEHPEIPWRQIIALRNVLIHEYEIINEEEICEIITRQLPELLPLLEQFMPPIPSDIDV, from the coding sequence ATGCCACTTGAGGCTCGAGACCCGGCTTTTCTTTTCGATATGGTTCAGGTTGGGGAAAAGATCATCGGTTATATTAAAGATGAGAATTTCGCGAGTTTTATAGACAATGACCTGCTCAAGGATGCTGTTGAGCGCAATCTGGCGATTCTGGGAGAGACAGCTCGCAAGCTTTCCAAGGCTTTTAAACAAGAACATCCGGAAATCCCTTGGCGACAGATTATTGCTTTGCGGAACGTTCTTATCCATGAGTATGAAATTATCAACGAGGAGGAGATCTGCGAAATTATCACTAGGCAATTGCCCGAATTATTGCCCCTCTTAGAGCAGTTTATGCCTCCAATTCCCTCAGATATCGATGTATGA
- a CDS encoding nucleotidyltransferase family protein, producing MKLRNIHIPQAKIEAFCRRWQIKEMSLFGSVLREDFRPESDVDVLITLEPGVHMTLANRLAMLDELADIFGRQIDLVEKKNIRNPFRRHDILATEKVIYAT from the coding sequence ATGAAACTGAGAAACATTCATATCCCTCAGGCGAAAATCGAGGCTTTTTGCCGACGTTGGCAGATTAAGGAGATGTCTCTCTTCGGTTCAGTACTCCGAGAAGATTTCAGACCGGAGAGCGATGTTGACGTCTTGATTACTCTGGAACCGGGAGTCCATATGACATTGGCCAACCGATTGGCCATGCTGGATGAGTTAGCAGACATCTTTGGCCGCCAGATTGACCTGGTAGAGAAAAAAAATATCCGCAACCCCTTTCGGAGACATGATATTTTGGCAACCGAAAAGGTTATTTATGCCACTTGA
- the polX gene encoding DNA polymerase/3'-5' exonuclease PolX — MKNHEIARIFQVIAEYLEMEGVRFKPYAYQKAALTLENLKDSVEDIYNQGGLKGLKAIPGVGESIAQKIEEYLNTGKIEYYEEFRRKLPIDLDALIAVEGMGPKKAKMLFEKLGITNLTELEEAARSHKIAPLKGFGDKTEANIIEGIEFVKKSTGRFLLGEVLPLADRVLATLRALPEVQRADVAGSLRRMKETIGDLDFLAISSQPEKVMDFFVSQPEVVKVYGRGQTKSSVRLRQGVDMDLRVIPPGSYGAALQYFSGSKEHNIALRQIAIDKDYKLNEYGLFEGDRMIAGATEEEVYAKLGLPWIPPELREDRGEIQAAQAGTLPTLIRLEDIRGDLHVHSAWDGGVNSIAEIAQAAMALGYEYVGISDHTQFLRIEHGLDEKQLRQRNREIDALNEKLRRAGKHFTVLKGCEANIMNDGSIDITDEVLAELDYVIAGIHSTFRMPRVEMMARLRTAMNNPHVDIIAHPTGRILKKREEYEVAVGELLKIARETGTILEINSYPERLDLGDSNILAAKRTGVKMIINTDAHHIDQLRYLPYGIAQARRGWAEKDDIVNAWGLKKFLEFMKPGR; from the coding sequence ATGAAAAATCATGAAATTGCCAGAATCTTTCAGGTGATTGCGGAATATTTGGAAATGGAGGGGGTTCGCTTCAAACCCTATGCCTACCAGAAGGCCGCCCTCACGCTGGAGAACCTCAAGGACAGCGTCGAAGATATCTACAACCAGGGCGGTCTTAAGGGTCTGAAGGCCATCCCCGGAGTGGGGGAGAGCATTGCCCAAAAGATCGAGGAGTATTTAAACACCGGGAAGATCGAGTATTATGAAGAGTTCCGGCGGAAATTGCCCATCGATTTGGATGCGCTGATCGCCGTAGAGGGCATGGGTCCGAAAAAGGCCAAGATGCTCTTCGAGAAGCTGGGTATCACCAATCTCACCGAGTTAGAGGAGGCTGCCAGGTCTCATAAAATTGCCCCCTTAAAAGGATTCGGCGACAAGACGGAAGCCAACATCATAGAGGGCATCGAATTTGTCAAAAAAAGCACCGGCCGGTTTCTTTTGGGAGAAGTCCTGCCGCTGGCCGACCGGGTACTGGCAACCCTGCGAGCCCTGCCCGAGGTCCAGCGGGCCGATGTCGCCGGGTCCCTCAGGCGGATGAAAGAGACCATTGGCGACCTGGATTTCCTGGCGATTTCCTCCCAGCCGGAGAAGGTCATGGACTTCTTTGTCTCACAACCCGAAGTAGTCAAGGTCTATGGCCGCGGTCAGACCAAGTCCTCAGTCCGCCTGCGCCAGGGCGTAGACATGGACCTGAGGGTGATCCCGCCCGGGAGCTACGGCGCCGCTCTGCAATATTTTTCCGGCTCCAAAGAACACAACATCGCCCTTCGGCAGATCGCCATCGACAAGGATTACAAACTCAACGAATACGGACTGTTCGAAGGAGACCGCATGATAGCCGGGGCGACCGAAGAAGAGGTCTACGCTAAACTCGGTCTTCCTTGGATACCCCCAGAACTGCGGGAGGACCGGGGTGAGATTCAGGCTGCTCAGGCCGGGACCCTCCCAACCCTGATTCGCTTGGAGGATATCAGGGGTGACCTGCACGTCCACTCCGCTTGGGATGGCGGGGTCAACTCAATCGCAGAAATTGCCCAGGCAGCAATGGCTCTAGGCTATGAATATGTCGGCATCTCGGATCATACCCAGTTCCTGCGCATCGAACACGGGTTGGATGAAAAACAACTGCGCCAGCGGAACCGGGAGATCGACGCCTTAAACGAAAAGTTGCGCCGGGCAGGCAAACACTTCACGGTCCTGAAAGGTTGTGAAGCCAACATCATGAATGACGGGTCGATCGATATAACGGATGAAGTCCTGGCGGAGCTGGACTATGTTATCGCCGGTATTCACTCCACCTTTCGCATGCCCCGGGTCGAAATGATGGCGCGGCTGCGAACCGCGATGAACAACCCTCACGTAGATATCATTGCCCATCCCACCGGCCGGATTTTAAAGAAACGGGAAGAATACGAGGTAGCGGTGGGTGAATTGCTCAAGATCGCCAGAGAAACCGGAACAATTCTAGAAATTAACTCCTATCCGGAACGCTTGGACCTCGGGGACAGCAATATCCTGGCAGCCAAACGGACGGGGGTCAAAATGATCATCAATACCGACGCCCACCATATCGATCAACTCCGTTACCTGCCCTACGGCATTGCCCAGGCGCGGCGGGGATGGGCGGAGAAGGATGATATTGTCAATGCCTGGGGACTAAAGAAATTTTTGGAATTCATGAAACCTGGGCGCTAA